In a genomic window of Telopea speciosissima isolate NSW1024214 ecotype Mountain lineage chromosome 5, Tspe_v1, whole genome shotgun sequence:
- the LOC122662387 gene encoding patatin-like protein 2 isoform X2: protein MERTLSSLQPPTYGKLITILSIDGGGIRGIIPGIILGFLESQLQVLDGEDARLADYFDVIAGTSTGGLVTAMLATPNEKKRPLFSAKDIKDFYMENCPKIFPQMSCPFAPIAKMIKTMTGPKYDGKSLHNIVKEKLGTTQLHQTLTNVVIPTFDIKQMQPTIFSTYEVKNTPSLDALLSDICISTSAAPTYLPAHYFKTVNSDGSERRFNLIDGGVAANNPALVAMGEITREVLSGNPDFFLIKPMDYARFLVISLGTGTAKTEEKYNANDSAKWGVLGWLTNGGSTPLVDVFTNSSGDMVDYHISVVFKALNCEDNYIRIQDDTLGGTVSSVDVATKENLEDLVKVGESLLKKQVSRVNLQTGLSEPVKGQGTNEEALIKFAKLLSQEKRERDMRSPHTPHNKLPIIKSK, encoded by the exons ATGGAAAGAACGCTGTCAAGCTTACAGCCCCCAACATATGGAAAACTAATCACCATTCTCAGTATCGATGGTGGTGGAATAAGAGGGATCATCCCTGGCATTATCCTTGGTTTCTTGGAGTCCCAACTGCAG GTTCTGGATGGTGAGGATGCAAGACTTGCAGACTATTTTGATGTTATTGCAGGAACTAGTACAGGTGGTTTAGTGACTGCCATGTTAGCTACACCCAATGAGAAGAAACGTCCTCTATTTTCTGCAAAAGATATCAAGGACTTCTACATGGAAAACTGCCCTAAAATATTTCCACAAATGAG CTGCCCATTTGCTCCTATTGCAAAGATGATCAAAACAATGACAGGACCAAAATATGATGGCAAGTCTCTTCATAATATTGTCAAAGAAAAACTAGGAACCACACAATTACATCAAACGCTTACTAATGTGGTTATCCCTACATTTGACATCAAACAAATGCAACCAACCATCTTCTCCACTTATGAG GTGAAGAACACACCATCTTTGGATGCTTTACTCTCAGACATCTGCATCAGTACCTCAGCAGCACCAACTTATCTTCCTGCCCATTACTTTAAAACTGTAAATTCTGATGGGAGTGAGAGAAGATTCAACCTCATTGATGGTGGTGTAGCTGCTAATAATCCG GCTTTGGTGGCTATGGGTGAAATAACAAGGGAGGTTCTTAGTGGAAATCCTGATTTCTTCCTCATAAAACCAATGGATTATGCAAGATTTCTGGTCATATCTTTAGGGACTGGTACAGCAAAGACTGAAGAGAAATATAATGCTAATGATTCTGCTAAGTGGGGCGTTTTGGGGTGGTTGACCAATGGTGGCTCAACTCCATTAGTGGACGTGTTTACTAACTCGAGTGGAGACATGGTGGACTATCACATTTCTGTGGTTTTTAAAGCTCTTAACTGTGAAGATAACTACATTCGAATTCAG GATGATACACTTGGAGGGACAGTATCTTCGGTCGATGTAGCTACTAAAGAGAACTTGGAGGATCTAGTGAAAGTTGGAGAAAGTTTGTTAAAGAAACAAGTTTCAAGGGTGAACTTGCAGACGGGTCTCTCTGAACCAGTGAAAGGTCAAGGAACTAATGAAGAAGCTCTCATCAA GTTTGCAAAACTACTCtcacaagagaagagagaacgaGACATGAGATCGCCACACACTCCACATAACAAATTGCCTATTATAAAATCCAAATGA
- the LOC122661635 gene encoding patatin-like protein 2 isoform X1, translating to MERTLSSLRPPTYGKLITILSIDGGGIRGIIPGIILGFLESQLQVLDGEDARLADYFDVIAGTSTGGLVTAMLTTPNEKKRPLFSAKDIKDFYMENCPKIFPQMSCPFAPIAKMIKTMTGPKYDGKSLHNIVKEKLGTTQLHQTLTNVVIPTFDIKQMQPAIFSTYEVKNTPSLDALLSDICISTSAAPTYLPAHYFKTVNSDGSERRFNLIDGGVAANNPALVAMGEITREVLSGNPDFFLIKPMDYARFLVISLGTGTAKTEEKYNANDSAKWGILGWLTNGGSTPLVDVFTNSSGDMVDYHISVVFKALNCEDNYIRIQDDTLGGTVSSVDVATKENLEDLVKVGESLLKKQVSRVNLQTGLSEPVKGQGTNEEALIQYKPNLPLLLNNRLLSSY from the exons ATGGAAAGAACGCTGTCAAGCTTACGGCCCCCAACATATGGAAAACTAATCACCATTCTCAGTATCGATGGTGGTGGAATAAGAGGGATCATCCCTGGCATTATTCTTGGTTTCTTGGAGTCCCAACTGCAG GTTCTGGATGGTGAGGATGCAAGACTTGCAGACTATTTTGATGTTATTGCAGGAACTAGTACAGGTGGTTTAGTGACTGCCATGTTAACTACACCCAATGAGAAGAAACGTCCTCTATTTTCTGCCAAAGATATCAAGGACTTCTACATGGAAAACTGCCCTAAAATATTTCCACAAATGAG CTGCCCATTTGCTCCTATTGCAAAGATGATCAAAACAATGACAGGACCAAAATATGATGGCAAGTCTCTTCATAATATTGTCAAAGAAAAACTAGGAACCACACAATTACATCAAACACTTACTAATGTGGTTATCCCTACATTTGACATCAAACAAATGCAACCAGCCATCTTCTCCACTTATGAG GTGAAGAACACACCATCTTTGGATGCTTTACTCTCAGACATCTGCATCAGTACCTCAGCAGCACCAACTTATCTTCCTGCCCATTACTTTAAAACTGTAAATTCTGATGGGAGTGAGAGAAGATTCAACCTCATTGATGGTGGTGTGGCTGCTAATAATCCG GCTTTGGTGGCTATGGGTGAAATAACAAGGGAGGTTCTTAGTGGAAATCCTGATTTCTTCCTCATAAAACCAATGGATTATGCAAGATTTCTGGTCATATCTTTAGGGACTGGTACAGCAAAGACTGAAGAGAAATATAATGCTAATGATTCTGCTAAGTGGGGCATTTTGGGGTGGTTGACCAATGGTGGCTCAACTCCATTAGTGGACGTGTTTACTAACTCGAGTGGAGACATGGTGGACTATCACATTTCTGTGGTTTTTAAAGCTCTTAACTGTGAAGATAACTACATTCGAATTCAG GATGATACACTTGGAGGGACAGTATCTTCGGTCGATGTAGCTACCAAAGAGAACTTGGAGGATCTAGTGAAAGTTGGAGAAAGTTTGTTAAAGAAACAAGTTTCAAGGGTGAACTTGCAGACGGGTCTCTCTGAACCAGTCAAAGGTCAAGGAACTAATGAAGAAGCTCTCATCCAGTATAAACCAAATCTGCCTCTGCTTCTTAATAATAGATTATTAAGTTCTTATTAA
- the LOC122661635 gene encoding patatin-like protein 2 isoform X2 produces MERTLSSLRPPTYGKLITILSIDGGGIRGIIPGIILGFLESQLQVLDGEDARLADYFDVIAGTSTGGLVTAMLTTPNEKKRPLFSAKDIKDFYMENCPKIFPQMSCPFAPIAKMIKTMTGPKYDGKSLHNIVKEKLGTTQLHQTLTNVVIPTFDIKQMQPAIFSTYEVKNTPSLDALLSDICISTSAAPTYLPAHYFKTVNSDGSERRFNLIDGGVAANNPALVAMGEITREVLSGNPDFFLIKPMDYARFLVISLGTGTAKTEEKYNANDSAKWGILGWLTNGGSTPLVDVFTNSSGDMVDYHISVVFKALNCEDNYIRIQDDTLGGTVSSVDVATKENLEDLVKVGESLLKKQVSRVNLQTGLSEPVKGQGTNEEALIQFAKLLSQEKRERDIRSPHTPHNKLPIIKSK; encoded by the exons ATGGAAAGAACGCTGTCAAGCTTACGGCCCCCAACATATGGAAAACTAATCACCATTCTCAGTATCGATGGTGGTGGAATAAGAGGGATCATCCCTGGCATTATTCTTGGTTTCTTGGAGTCCCAACTGCAG GTTCTGGATGGTGAGGATGCAAGACTTGCAGACTATTTTGATGTTATTGCAGGAACTAGTACAGGTGGTTTAGTGACTGCCATGTTAACTACACCCAATGAGAAGAAACGTCCTCTATTTTCTGCCAAAGATATCAAGGACTTCTACATGGAAAACTGCCCTAAAATATTTCCACAAATGAG CTGCCCATTTGCTCCTATTGCAAAGATGATCAAAACAATGACAGGACCAAAATATGATGGCAAGTCTCTTCATAATATTGTCAAAGAAAAACTAGGAACCACACAATTACATCAAACACTTACTAATGTGGTTATCCCTACATTTGACATCAAACAAATGCAACCAGCCATCTTCTCCACTTATGAG GTGAAGAACACACCATCTTTGGATGCTTTACTCTCAGACATCTGCATCAGTACCTCAGCAGCACCAACTTATCTTCCTGCCCATTACTTTAAAACTGTAAATTCTGATGGGAGTGAGAGAAGATTCAACCTCATTGATGGTGGTGTGGCTGCTAATAATCCG GCTTTGGTGGCTATGGGTGAAATAACAAGGGAGGTTCTTAGTGGAAATCCTGATTTCTTCCTCATAAAACCAATGGATTATGCAAGATTTCTGGTCATATCTTTAGGGACTGGTACAGCAAAGACTGAAGAGAAATATAATGCTAATGATTCTGCTAAGTGGGGCATTTTGGGGTGGTTGACCAATGGTGGCTCAACTCCATTAGTGGACGTGTTTACTAACTCGAGTGGAGACATGGTGGACTATCACATTTCTGTGGTTTTTAAAGCTCTTAACTGTGAAGATAACTACATTCGAATTCAG GATGATACACTTGGAGGGACAGTATCTTCGGTCGATGTAGCTACCAAAGAGAACTTGGAGGATCTAGTGAAAGTTGGAGAAAGTTTGTTAAAGAAACAAGTTTCAAGGGTGAACTTGCAGACGGGTCTCTCTGAACCAGTCAAAGGTCAAGGAACTAATGAAGAAGCTCTCATCCA GTTTGCAAAACTACTCtcacaagagaagagagaacgaGACATTAGATCGCCACACACTCCACACAACAAATTGCCTATTATAAAATCCAAATGA